From one Bacillus sp. FJAT-42376 genomic stretch:
- the rpoB gene encoding DNA-directed RNA polymerase subunit beta, with amino-acid sequence MTGQLVQYGRHRQRRSYARISEVLELPNLIEIQTASYQWFLDEGLREMFYDISPIEDFTGNLSLEFIDYSLGEPKYSVEESKERDVTYSAPLRVKVRLINKETGEVKDQDVFMGDFPLMTETGTFVINGAERVIVSQLVRSPSVYFSGKVDKNGKRGFTATVIPNRGAWLEYETDAKDVAYVRIDRTRKLPVTVLLRALGFGSDQEITDLFGENEYLRNTLEKDNTETTEKALLEIYERLRPGEPPTVENAKSLLESRFFDPKRYDLASVGRYKINKKLHIKNRLFNQRLAESLADPETGEIIAEKGTIIDRRTLDRIIPNLESGVGFRSVNPSGGVVTEETTLQSIKIYSPNDPEGEHVINVIGNAYVEEAVKNITAADILSSISYFFNLLHGVGDTDDIDHLGNRRLRSVGELLQNQFRIGLSRMERVVRERMSIQDTNTITPQQLINIRPVIASIKEFFGSSQLSQFMDQTNPLAELTHKRRLSALGPGGLTRERAGFEVRDVHYSHYGRMCPIETPEGPNIGLINSLSSYAKVNRFGFIETPYRRVDPDTGKVTARIDYLTADEEDNYVVAQANARLDDDGTFLDDGIVARFRGENTVVARDRVDYMDVSPKQVVSAATACIPFLENDDSNRALMGANMQRQAVPLMQPEAPIVGTGMEYVSGKDSGAAVICKHPGIVEKVEAKNVYVRRYEEVEGKKVKGNLDKYSMLKFIRSNQGTCYNQRPIVSEGDEVVKGEILADGPSMEKGELALGRNVMVAFMTWDGYNYEDAIIMSERLVKDDVYTSIHIEEYESEARDTKLGPEEITRDIPNVGEDALRNLDERGIIRVGAEVKDGDLLVGKVTPKGVTELTAEERLLHAIFGEKAREVRDTSLRVPHGGGGIILDVKVFNREDGDELPPGVNQLVRAYIVQKRKISEGDKMAGRHGNKGVISRILPEEDMPYLPDGTPVDIMLNPLGVPSRMNIGQVLELHLGMAARYLGIHVASPVFDGAREEDVWSTLEEAGMARDAKTVLYDGRSGEPFDNRVSVGIMYMIKLAHMVDDKLHARSTGPYSLVTQQPLGGKAQFGGQRFGEMEVWALEAYGAAYTLQEILTVKSDDVVGRVKTYEAIVKGENVPEPGVPESFKVLIKELQSLGMDVKILSGDEKEIEMRDLEDDEDPQNSESLSLGEEMEEEAAVATEKEKDAVVKE; translated from the coding sequence TTGACAGGTCAACTAGTTCAGTATGGACGGCACCGCCAACGCAGAAGTTATGCACGCATTAGCGAAGTATTAGAATTGCCGAATCTTATTGAGATTCAGACAGCTTCTTATCAGTGGTTTCTTGATGAGGGTCTCAGAGAGATGTTTTATGATATCTCTCCAATTGAGGATTTCACTGGCAACCTCTCGCTAGAGTTTATTGATTACAGCCTTGGTGAGCCGAAGTATTCCGTAGAGGAATCTAAGGAACGCGATGTAACCTATTCTGCTCCGCTGCGCGTAAAAGTCCGTTTGATCAACAAAGAAACAGGCGAAGTGAAGGACCAGGATGTTTTCATGGGGGATTTCCCTCTGATGACAGAAACCGGAACGTTCGTAATCAATGGAGCTGAGCGTGTTATCGTATCTCAGCTAGTACGTTCGCCAAGTGTATATTTCAGCGGTAAAGTCGACAAAAATGGTAAAAGAGGCTTTACAGCAACAGTCATTCCAAACCGTGGTGCTTGGCTGGAGTATGAAACCGATGCAAAGGATGTCGCATATGTACGGATAGATCGTACTCGGAAACTGCCAGTTACGGTTCTTTTGCGTGCCTTAGGGTTTGGCTCTGATCAAGAAATCACTGATTTATTCGGTGAGAATGAGTATTTGCGCAATACACTTGAAAAAGACAACACGGAAACTACGGAAAAAGCGCTTCTTGAAATCTATGAGCGTCTTCGTCCAGGAGAGCCTCCAACTGTCGAAAATGCGAAGAGCCTTCTAGAGTCCCGCTTCTTTGATCCGAAGCGCTATGACCTTGCAAGTGTTGGACGCTATAAAATAAATAAAAAGCTTCATATAAAAAACCGCCTTTTCAATCAGCGTCTTGCAGAATCATTGGCAGATCCTGAAACAGGCGAAATCATTGCTGAAAAGGGTACGATTATTGACCGCAGAACCCTGGACCGCATTATTCCGAACCTTGAGAGCGGAGTAGGCTTCAGATCTGTGAATCCTTCAGGCGGAGTTGTGACGGAAGAAACAACTCTTCAATCTATTAAAATTTACTCTCCAAATGATCCGGAAGGCGAGCACGTGATCAACGTGATCGGAAATGCTTATGTAGAAGAAGCTGTGAAGAACATTACAGCTGCAGATATTCTTTCTTCCATCAGCTATTTCTTTAACCTTCTTCACGGAGTAGGCGACACAGATGATATCGATCACCTTGGTAACCGCCGCCTGCGTTCAGTAGGGGAATTGCTGCAAAACCAGTTCCGTATCGGTCTTTCCCGTATGGAGCGTGTCGTTCGTGAGCGTATGTCCATCCAGGATACAAATACAATCACTCCTCAGCAGCTGATTAACATTCGTCCTGTTATTGCGAGCATTAAAGAGTTCTTTGGAAGCTCTCAGCTCTCTCAGTTCATGGACCAGACGAATCCTCTTGCTGAGCTTACGCATAAGCGCCGTTTATCTGCATTAGGACCCGGTGGTTTGACTCGTGAGCGTGCAGGCTTTGAAGTTCGTGACGTTCACTATTCTCACTACGGCCGTATGTGTCCGATTGAAACCCCTGAGGGACCGAATATCGGGCTGATCAACTCCTTGTCCAGTTATGCAAAGGTAAACCGTTTCGGATTTATCGAAACACCTTACCGCCGTGTAGACCCGGATACAGGAAAAGTAACAGCACGCATTGATTATCTGACTGCAGATGAAGAGGATAACTATGTAGTGGCACAGGCGAATGCCCGTCTGGATGACGATGGTACATTCCTTGATGATGGAATCGTAGCACGTTTCCGCGGTGAGAATACCGTGGTTGCGCGTGACCGTGTTGATTACATGGACGTATCTCCTAAACAGGTTGTATCTGCTGCGACAGCATGTATTCCTTTCCTTGAAAACGATGACTCCAACCGTGCCCTTATGGGAGCGAACATGCAGCGTCAGGCTGTGCCTTTGATGCAGCCGGAAGCTCCGATTGTCGGAACAGGAATGGAGTACGTTTCAGGTAAAGATTCAGGTGCTGCTGTCATCTGTAAACATCCTGGTATCGTTGAAAAAGTCGAAGCGAAAAACGTTTACGTTCGCCGCTATGAAGAAGTAGAAGGCAAAAAAGTAAAGGGTAACCTTGATAAATACAGCATGCTGAAATTTATCCGTTCCAATCAGGGAACTTGCTATAATCAGCGTCCGATTGTAAGTGAAGGCGATGAAGTAGTAAAAGGTGAAATTCTTGCTGACGGACCATCTATGGAAAAAGGCGAACTGGCTCTTGGCCGCAACGTTATGGTTGCGTTCATGACATGGGATGGCTACAACTATGAGGATGCCATCATCATGAGTGAGCGTCTTGTAAAAGACGATGTCTACACTTCGATTCATATTGAAGAATACGAGTCCGAAGCACGTGATACGAAGCTTGGGCCTGAAGAAATCACTAGAGATATTCCAAACGTCGGGGAAGATGCACTCCGCAACCTTGATGAACGCGGAATCATCCGTGTCGGTGCAGAAGTTAAAGACGGCGACTTGCTTGTCGGTAAAGTAACTCCTAAGGGAGTAACAGAGCTGACAGCTGAAGAAAGACTTCTTCACGCAATCTTTGGCGAGAAAGCACGCGAGGTTCGTGATACCTCTCTGAGAGTACCTCACGGCGGAGGCGGAATCATCCTTGATGTTAAAGTCTTCAACCGTGAAGACGGAGACGAATTGCCGCCGGGTGTTAACCAGCTCGTACGCGCTTATATCGTTCAGAAGCGTAAAATTTCTGAAGGAGATAAAATGGCCGGACGACATGGTAACAAAGGGGTAATTTCCCGAATCCTTCCGGAAGAAGATATGCCTTATCTTCCAGACGGCACTCCGGTTGATATCATGCTTAACCCATTGGGTGTACCATCCCGTATGAACATCGGGCAAGTGCTCGAGCTTCACCTGGGAATGGCTGCACGCTACCTTGGCATCCATGTTGCATCACCGGTATTCGATGGTGCGCGTGAAGAAGATGTATGGTCTACGCTTGAAGAAGCAGGAATGGCGAGAGACGCTAAAACAGTCCTATATGATGGACGTTCAGGCGAACCGTTTGATAACCGTGTATCAGTCGGGATCATGTACATGATCAAACTGGCCCACATGGTTGATGACAAACTCCATGCCCGTTCTACCGGACCATACTCACTCGTTACACAGCAGCCTCTTGGAGGTAAAGCTCAATTCGGCGGACAGCGTTTTGGGGAGATGGAGGTTTGGGCGCTTGAAGCTTATGGAGCAGCCTATACTCTTCAGGAAATCCTGACGGTTAAGTCGGATGACGTCGTTGGACGTGTGAAAACATACGAGGCCATTGTTAAAGGGGAAAATGTACCAGAACCGGGAGTTCCGGAATCATTCAAAGTATTGATCAAAGAACTTCAAAGTTTGGGTATGGATGTCAAAATCCTCTCCGGCGACGAAAAAGAAATTGAAATGAGAGATCTTGAAGATGATGAAGATCCTCAAAACTCCGAAAGCCTGTCTTTAGGAGAAGAAATGGAAGAAGAAGCAGCTGTCGCGACTGAAAAAGAGAAGGACGCTGTTGTGAAAGAATAG